In Georgenia soli, a genomic segment contains:
- a CDS encoding VOC family protein has protein sequence MNASTFTQPAPVSNRPAEELLPAATAMGTVTLLVGDLDLMTRYYRDYVMLTVLRAEGNEVALGRNGLEIVVLRHDPSLPAGSPRSAGLFHTAILFEDRASLATVLASLAVHAPGTYVGSGDHDVSEAFYFTDPEGNGIELYYDRPRSTWEWVGGQVKMGTKWLDPNRFLAENLTDSAKELIATKDKPETGAADLAGALLGHVHLQVGDVPTAREFYVDKLGFEETTSLGNQALFVSAGGYHHHMAMNTWNSAGAGPRVPALGLGVVDIVLPTTEQVAAVNARLAGQGVATRHDGAVLRVNDPWNNLIEIRAAA, from the coding sequence ATGAACGCCAGCACCTTCACGCAGCCGGCCCCCGTCAGCAACCGTCCGGCGGAGGAGCTCCTCCCCGCCGCGACCGCGATGGGCACCGTGACCCTGCTCGTCGGAGACCTGGACCTCATGACGCGCTACTACCGCGACTACGTCATGCTCACCGTCCTGCGCGCCGAGGGCAACGAGGTCGCGCTCGGCCGCAACGGCCTCGAGATCGTCGTGCTCCGCCACGACCCGAGCCTCCCGGCCGGCTCCCCGCGCAGCGCGGGCCTGTTCCACACCGCCATCCTCTTCGAGGACCGGGCGTCGCTGGCCACGGTCCTCGCCTCGCTCGCGGTGCACGCCCCGGGCACCTACGTCGGCTCGGGCGACCACGACGTCTCTGAGGCGTTCTACTTCACCGACCCCGAGGGCAACGGCATCGAGCTGTACTACGACCGCCCGCGCAGCACCTGGGAGTGGGTCGGCGGGCAGGTGAAGATGGGGACCAAGTGGCTCGACCCCAACCGCTTCCTCGCAGAGAACCTCACGGACTCCGCGAAGGAGCTCATCGCCACCAAGGACAAGCCGGAGACCGGTGCGGCGGACCTCGCGGGCGCCCTCCTCGGCCACGTCCACCTGCAGGTCGGCGACGTCCCCACCGCGCGCGAGTTCTACGTCGACAAGCTCGGTTTCGAGGAGACGACGTCGCTGGGCAACCAGGCCCTGTTCGTCTCCGCCGGCGGCTACCACCACCACATGGCGATGAACACCTGGAACAGCGCCGGTGCGGGTCCCCGTGTGCCGGCTCTCGGTCTGGGCGTCGTGGACATCGTCCTGCCCACCACCGAGCAGGTGGCCGCGGTCAACGCCCGCCTCGCCGGACAGGGCGTGGCCACCCGCCACGACGGCGCGGTGCTGCGGGTCAACGACCCGTGGAACAACCTCATCGAGATCCGCGCCGCCGCCTGA
- a CDS encoding OmpA family protein, with protein sequence MSARRATASGTPATVAVAAAVGAAALVASAVVLAPAADAAPSGPEDLPEPTAEQLAASVRVWDPSGSVHVWDPSGSVHVWDPRGSVRPLETVENDGGETTISLATDILFTPDSADVPPNAAERIAALISDIPDGASVTVGGHTDSVRGAVDNQQLSTDRATAVADVLRRVRPDLVLEVAGFADTRPAVQEDADDPSTRAANRRVEIVYAG encoded by the coding sequence ATGAGCGCCCGCCGCGCCACAGCCTCCGGCACACCGGCGACGGTCGCCGTCGCGGCCGCCGTCGGCGCGGCCGCACTCGTCGCGTCCGCCGTCGTGCTGGCGCCTGCCGCGGACGCGGCCCCGAGCGGGCCGGAGGACCTCCCCGAGCCGACGGCGGAGCAGCTCGCGGCATCGGTGCGGGTGTGGGACCCCAGCGGCTCGGTCCATGTGTGGGACCCCAGCGGCTCGGTCCACGTCTGGGACCCGAGAGGGTCCGTGCGCCCGCTCGAGACGGTCGAGAACGACGGCGGCGAGACCACGATCAGCCTCGCGACCGACATCCTCTTCACCCCGGACAGCGCCGACGTCCCGCCGAACGCCGCAGAACGGATCGCCGCGCTGATCTCGGACATCCCTGACGGCGCGTCGGTCACCGTCGGTGGGCACACGGACTCGGTCCGCGGCGCCGTGGACAACCAGCAGCTCTCGACGGACCGCGCCACCGCGGTCGCCGACGTGCTCCGCCGGGTACGCCCGGACCTGGTCCTCGAGGTCGCCGGGTTCGCCGACACCCGGCCGGCGGTCCAGGAGGACGCCGACGACCCGTCGACCCGTGCGGCCAACCGCCGCGTGGAGATCGTCTACGCCGGCTGA
- a CDS encoding dihydrofolate reductase encodes MLGLIWAQAHDRVIGAGGTMPWHLPEDLRHFRTTTAGATVVMGRATWDSLDPRYRPLPGRRNIVLSHRADLTLDGAERASGLDDALELAGGGDVWVIGGGQVYAEALPRADVLVVTDIDLAVDGDTRAPAVDDRRWAVASADPDRGWHVSATGLRYRFTTFRRQDRQPGAEA; translated from the coding sequence GTGCTCGGGCTGATCTGGGCGCAGGCCCACGACCGCGTCATCGGCGCGGGTGGCACGATGCCGTGGCACCTGCCGGAGGACCTCAGGCACTTCCGCACCACGACGGCGGGCGCGACCGTGGTCATGGGACGAGCCACCTGGGACTCCCTCGACCCGCGGTACCGACCGCTGCCCGGCCGGCGGAACATCGTCCTCTCCCACCGGGCCGACCTCACCCTCGACGGCGCCGAGCGGGCCTCCGGCCTCGACGACGCCCTGGAGCTGGCGGGCGGGGGCGACGTCTGGGTCATCGGTGGCGGGCAGGTGTACGCCGAGGCGCTCCCCCGCGCCGACGTCCTGGTCGTCACGGACATCGACCTCGCCGTCGACGGCGACACCCGGGCGCCCGCGGTGGACGACCGCCGGTGGGCGGTCGCCTCGGCCGACCCGGACCGCGGCTGGCACGTGTCGGCCACGGGCCTGCGGTACCGCTTCACCACCTTCCGTCGCCAGGACCGGCAGCCCGGCGCCGAGGCCTGA
- a CDS encoding thymidylate synthase yields the protein MTQSPAASPDQHTIAPAAPTGAERAGRTVSTAYEDLLRHVLEHGTPKADRTGTGTRSVFGHQMRFDLTQGFPLVTTKKVHLHSVVGELLWFLRGDSNVRWLQDHGIRIWNEWAAEDGELGPVYGVQWRTWPTPDGGHIDQLQQVLDTLRTNPDSRRIIVSAWNVADLDKMALMPCHAFFQFYVADGRLSCQLYQRSADLLLGVPFNIASYALLTHMVAQQAGLEVGDFIWTGGDCHIYDNHVEQVREQLSREPYPFPTLKLRQAPSLFEYGFDDVEVLGYQHHPAIKAPVAV from the coding sequence ATGACCCAGTCCCCCGCCGCCAGCCCGGACCAGCACACCATCGCCCCGGCGGCGCCGACAGGCGCCGAGCGCGCCGGCCGGACGGTCAGCACCGCGTACGAGGACCTCCTGCGCCACGTCCTCGAGCACGGCACCCCCAAGGCCGACCGAACCGGCACGGGGACGCGCAGCGTGTTCGGCCACCAGATGCGGTTCGACCTCACCCAGGGCTTCCCCCTGGTGACCACGAAGAAGGTGCACCTGCACTCGGTGGTCGGCGAGCTGCTGTGGTTCCTGCGCGGCGACTCCAACGTCCGGTGGCTCCAGGACCACGGCATCCGGATCTGGAACGAGTGGGCGGCCGAGGACGGCGAGCTCGGCCCGGTCTACGGCGTGCAGTGGCGGACCTGGCCCACCCCCGACGGCGGGCACATCGACCAGCTCCAGCAGGTGCTCGACACGTTGCGCACCAACCCGGACTCCCGCCGGATCATCGTCTCCGCCTGGAACGTGGCCGACCTGGACAAGATGGCGCTGATGCCCTGCCACGCCTTCTTCCAGTTCTACGTGGCCGACGGCCGGCTCTCCTGCCAGCTCTACCAGCGCAGCGCCGACCTCCTCCTCGGCGTGCCCTTCAACATCGCCTCCTACGCCCTGCTCACGCACATGGTCGCCCAGCAGGCCGGCCTCGAGGTGGGCGACTTCATCTGGACGGGCGGCGACTGCCACATCTACGACAACCACGTCGAGCAGGTGCGCGAGCAGCTCTCGCGCGAGCCGTACCCCTTCCCCACCCTGAAGCTGCGGCAGGCGCCGTCGTTGTTCGAGTACGGCTTCGACGACGTCGAGGTGCTCGGCTACCAGCACCACCCGGCCATCAAGGCCCCGGTCGCCGTCTAG
- a CDS encoding Hsp20/alpha crystallin family protein encodes MVLRSDPFRELDRWLDTALRQVPTASPMPMDLYRQGHQFVARIDLPGVRPESIDIDVEDRTLTIRAERAAMAEDDVQWLSRERPVGTFARQLTLGQHVDVDNVDAAYSDGVLTLTLPLAEEARPRKITVAREESHRTIEQGEHRTIEQEPSGTSS; translated from the coding sequence ATGGTTCTTCGTTCCGATCCGTTCCGTGAGCTCGACCGGTGGCTGGACACCGCTCTGCGCCAGGTCCCGACGGCCAGCCCGATGCCGATGGACCTGTACCGCCAGGGGCACCAGTTCGTCGCGAGGATCGACCTGCCGGGCGTCCGGCCCGAGTCGATCGACATCGACGTCGAGGACCGCACGCTGACCATCAGGGCCGAGCGCGCGGCCATGGCCGAGGACGACGTCCAGTGGCTCTCCCGGGAGCGGCCGGTCGGCACGTTCGCCCGCCAGCTCACGCTGGGCCAGCACGTCGACGTCGACAACGTCGACGCCGCCTACTCCGACGGCGTGCTCACGCTGACGCTCCCGCTCGCCGAGGAGGCACGCCCCCGCAAGATCACCGTGGCCCGCGAGGAGTCGCACCGCACGATCGAGCAGGGCGAGCACCGCACGATCGAGCAGGAGCCGTCCGGGACGAGCTCCTGA
- a CDS encoding Hsp20/alpha crystallin family protein, with translation MANRYDPFRDMDRWLTNAMRQVPSSPGMPLDLFRRGEKFVALMDLPGVDPSSIDIDVEDRTLTVRAERRSAVEDDVQWLSHERPTGTFARQLSLGNGLALDRIEASYSDGVLQLTIPVAEEARPRKIQVSHASGDQQAAVGQKDSASA, from the coding sequence ATGGCTAACCGTTACGACCCGTTCCGCGACATGGACCGCTGGCTCACCAACGCGATGCGCCAGGTCCCGTCCTCGCCCGGGATGCCGCTCGACCTCTTTCGCCGCGGCGAGAAGTTCGTGGCGCTGATGGACCTGCCCGGCGTCGACCCGTCGTCGATCGACATCGATGTCGAGGACCGCACGCTGACGGTGCGGGCCGAGCGTCGCTCCGCCGTCGAGGACGACGTCCAGTGGCTCTCGCACGAGCGCCCAACCGGCACGTTCGCCCGCCAGCTCTCGCTGGGCAACGGCCTGGCCCTCGACCGCATCGAGGCGTCGTACTCCGACGGCGTGCTGCAGCTGACGATCCCGGTGGCCGAGGAGGCCAGGCCGCGCAAGATCCAGGTGAGCCACGCCTCGGGCGACCAGCAGGCCGCCGTCGGGCAGAAGGACAGCGCGTCCGCCTGA
- a CDS encoding flavodoxin domain-containing protein, whose amino-acid sequence MRILVTAASRHGATAGIAAALGDRLASLGHDVDLRPPEEVVDVGEAEAVVLGSAVYAGLWLKAAREAVDRLAPQLRLRPTWLFSSGPLGDPPVTGQEPDVAGYVEATGALEHRTFPGALDLCRLMYSERLMVRALHAPVGDFRDLRAVEAWADHIHAQLGRRPRTAAGQRTARPRTGGVAAA is encoded by the coding sequence ATGAGGATTCTTGTCACGGCGGCCAGCCGCCACGGGGCGACCGCAGGTATCGCAGCGGCGCTCGGCGACCGGCTCGCAAGCCTGGGGCACGACGTCGACCTGCGCCCGCCCGAGGAGGTCGTGGACGTGGGCGAGGCGGAGGCCGTCGTCCTCGGCAGCGCCGTCTACGCCGGCCTGTGGCTCAAGGCGGCCAGGGAGGCCGTCGACCGGCTGGCGCCGCAGCTGCGGCTCAGACCCACCTGGCTCTTCTCGTCGGGTCCTCTCGGCGACCCGCCCGTCACGGGCCAGGAGCCCGACGTCGCGGGCTACGTCGAGGCGACCGGCGCCCTGGAGCATCGCACGTTCCCCGGCGCGCTCGACCTGTGCCGGCTGATGTACAGCGAGCGGCTCATGGTGCGGGCCCTGCACGCCCCGGTGGGCGACTTCCGCGACCTGCGCGCCGTCGAGGCGTGGGCGGACCACATCCACGCCCAGCTGGGGCGCCGGCCGCGGACGGCGGCAGGGCAGCGGACGGCCCGGCCGCGCACCGGCGGGGTGGCGGCGGCCTGA
- a CDS encoding aldo/keto reductase, which yields MSAVPTAPIAARDGSATIPLLGLGTWQARGDEVYRAVRTALDLGYRHVDTATMYGNEADIGRALADSGVRDEVFVTTKCPPDRLGREDETLEESLRQLGLERVDLWLVHWPPHGESGSLRMWERLVAAREAGRAASIGVSNYSPELIDELTQATGVTPAIDQIPWSPSDHDPALVAELERRGVLLEGYSAFKRTDMADPVLDRVARAHGATPQQVVLAWHLRRGFVVIPKSVRRERLEANLAAVDLRLTDDEVSAIDALGR from the coding sequence GTGAGCGCCGTGCCGACGGCGCCGATCGCCGCCCGCGACGGCTCCGCGACGATCCCGCTGCTGGGGCTGGGCACGTGGCAGGCACGTGGCGACGAGGTGTACCGCGCCGTCCGCACGGCGCTGGACCTCGGGTACCGGCACGTCGACACGGCCACGATGTACGGCAACGAGGCGGACATCGGCCGCGCCCTGGCCGACTCCGGCGTCCGGGACGAGGTCTTCGTCACCACCAAGTGCCCGCCCGACAGGCTCGGGCGTGAGGACGAGACGCTCGAGGAGTCGCTGCGCCAGCTCGGTCTCGAGCGGGTGGACCTGTGGCTCGTGCACTGGCCGCCCCACGGCGAGTCGGGGAGCCTGCGCATGTGGGAGCGCCTCGTGGCCGCCCGCGAGGCCGGCCGTGCGGCGTCGATCGGCGTCTCCAACTACTCCCCGGAGCTGATCGACGAGCTCACGCAGGCCACCGGCGTCACCCCGGCGATCGACCAGATCCCGTGGAGCCCCTCGGACCATGACCCGGCGCTGGTGGCGGAGCTGGAGCGCCGAGGTGTCCTCCTCGAGGGCTACAGCGCCTTCAAACGCACAGACATGGCAGACCCTGTGCTCGACCGGGTCGCCCGGGCGCACGGCGCCACGCCGCAGCAGGTGGTCCTCGCCTGGCACCTCCGGCGGGGATTCGTGGTCATCCCGAAGTCGGTCCGCCGGGAACGGCTCGAGGCCAACCTCGCCGCCGTCGACCTGCGGCTGACCGACGACGAGGTCTCGGCGATCGACGCGCTCGGCCGCTGA
- a CDS encoding OsmC family protein, with the protein MSEVELDTAGSADTTEEPPTRALWAERTGTRAYAGRNARGAEVRVGDGEGEFTPGELLQLALATCSGLSADHRLSHALGAEFAAVIGVANEKNQEENRYSSLTVEIVTDLSGLDESTRTRTLERAELAIERQCTVGRTLDAGAPHTIIFTDEVAG; encoded by the coding sequence ATGAGCGAGGTCGAGCTGGACACCGCGGGATCCGCGGACACGACGGAGGAACCCCCCACCCGGGCGCTGTGGGCCGAGCGGACCGGGACGCGCGCGTACGCCGGACGGAACGCGCGCGGCGCGGAGGTGCGCGTGGGCGACGGCGAGGGTGAGTTCACCCCGGGCGAGCTGCTGCAGCTGGCGCTGGCCACGTGCAGCGGGCTCTCGGCGGACCACCGCCTCTCGCACGCGCTCGGGGCCGAGTTCGCCGCCGTCATCGGGGTGGCGAACGAGAAGAACCAGGAGGAGAACCGCTACAGCTCGCTGACCGTCGAGATCGTCACAGACCTCTCCGGCCTGGACGAGAGCACCCGGACGAGGACGCTCGAGCGTGCCGAGCTCGCCATCGAGCGGCAGTGCACCGTGGGGCGGACGCTGGACGCGGGTGCACCCCACACGATCATCTTCACCGACGAGGTGGCCGGATGA
- a CDS encoding glucose-6-phosphate dehydrogenase produces MSTSTGPHTLPDSVVIVLFGATGDLAGRMVLPAVHEVHERGLMPEHWRLVGCAAEALDEEAFRDRVEEVLDRSDVGRPSDWATVRPQIRYAAGEFGPDDPGELPRILGEVRDELARESGSEPLVLHFLAVPPVAFRSIARGLGAHGLAEGARVVFEKPFGTSLESFESLDAAVKEVLQEDQIFRIDHFLGKEGVQTIYVLRFANQLFGSEWSRASVDQVQIDVPEDLDVANRIGFYEATGAALDMIVTHLFQVAGQVAMEPPADLRDPTSVLDARETVLRAFRPLDPTQDVVLGQFDGYRDIDGAAPDSRQDTFAAVRLWVDTERWRGVPFLLRTGKRMARRTQRITLVLKPPFGPLARELDTPNTIEICFSGDGEIQLGITVKTPGPDLSYSSGKAVLELDDVPGGEPISPYASLIHDALIGDRSLFTTAEGLRAAFTAFAPLQGPERPDPLPYEPGSWGPEEARRLAQPHRWMLGE; encoded by the coding sequence GTGAGCACATCCACCGGCCCCCACACGCTTCCGGACTCCGTCGTCATCGTCCTCTTCGGAGCAACCGGGGACCTGGCGGGGCGCATGGTGCTCCCGGCCGTCCACGAGGTCCACGAGCGCGGCCTCATGCCGGAGCACTGGCGCCTCGTCGGCTGCGCGGCCGAGGCCCTGGACGAGGAGGCCTTCCGCGACCGCGTCGAGGAGGTCCTGGACCGCAGCGACGTCGGCAGGCCCTCCGACTGGGCCACGGTGCGCCCGCAGATCCGCTACGCGGCCGGGGAGTTCGGCCCCGACGACCCCGGCGAGCTGCCCCGCATCCTCGGCGAGGTCCGTGACGAGCTCGCCCGGGAGAGCGGCAGCGAGCCGCTCGTCCTGCACTTCCTCGCGGTGCCCCCCGTCGCCTTCCGGTCGATCGCCCGCGGGCTCGGGGCCCACGGCCTGGCGGAGGGGGCACGCGTCGTCTTCGAGAAGCCCTTCGGCACGTCGCTGGAGTCGTTCGAGAGCCTCGACGCCGCGGTGAAGGAGGTGCTCCAGGAGGACCAGATCTTCCGCATCGACCACTTCCTCGGCAAGGAGGGCGTGCAGACCATCTACGTCCTGCGTTTCGCCAACCAGCTCTTCGGCTCGGAGTGGTCGCGGGCGAGCGTCGACCAGGTCCAGATCGACGTGCCCGAGGACCTGGACGTCGCCAACCGCATCGGCTTCTACGAGGCCACCGGTGCCGCGCTCGACATGATCGTCACCCACCTCTTCCAGGTGGCCGGGCAGGTGGCGATGGAGCCTCCTGCCGACCTGCGCGACCCCACCTCCGTGCTGGACGCCCGCGAGACGGTGCTCCGCGCGTTCCGCCCGCTGGACCCGACGCAGGACGTGGTCCTCGGCCAGTTCGACGGCTACCGGGACATCGACGGCGCCGCGCCCGACTCGAGGCAGGACACCTTCGCGGCCGTGCGGCTGTGGGTGGACACCGAGCGCTGGCGCGGCGTGCCGTTCCTGCTGCGCACGGGCAAGCGCATGGCCCGCCGGACGCAGCGGATCACCCTGGTGCTCAAGCCGCCGTTCGGGCCGCTCGCCAGGGAGCTGGACACCCCGAACACCATCGAGATCTGTTTCAGCGGCGACGGCGAGATCCAGCTGGGCATCACCGTGAAGACGCCCGGGCCGGACCTGAGCTACTCCTCCGGCAAGGCCGTGCTCGAGCTGGACGACGTGCCGGGCGGGGAGCCGATCTCGCCGTACGCCTCGCTGATCCACGACGCCCTCATCGGGGACCGTTCCTTGTTCACGACGGCGGAGGGGCTGCGGGCCGCCTTCACCGCCTTCGCCCCGCTCCAGGGCCCGGAACGTCCCGACCCGCTCCCGTACGAGCCGGGCTCGTGGGGTCCCGAGGAGGCCCGCCGGCTCGCCCAGCCGCACCGGTGGATGCTGGGGGAGTAG
- a CDS encoding DUF2505 domain-containing protein, producing MRFTATTAYPADVETVAAMLSTREFVERKMTEAGALSTTCEVVRDGAAFTVTTRAELPTASVPTALRSLVGDSLEVRLVEAWQAPAADGSRTATMSVDIQGVPARISGTQRLAPTMAGCEQTYDGDVSASVPLFGEPIEKAAVGTVDQVVAVERRLGLEHLAARH from the coding sequence GTGCGCTTCACCGCCACCACCGCCTACCCCGCCGACGTCGAGACCGTGGCGGCGATGCTGTCGACCCGGGAGTTCGTCGAGCGCAAGATGACCGAGGCGGGGGCCCTGAGCACGACGTGCGAGGTGGTCCGTGACGGCGCGGCCTTCACCGTGACCACGCGGGCCGAGCTTCCGACGGCGTCGGTGCCGACCGCGCTGCGCTCCCTGGTGGGCGACTCCCTCGAGGTCCGTCTGGTCGAGGCGTGGCAGGCCCCGGCCGCGGACGGCAGCCGCACCGCGACGATGTCCGTCGACATCCAGGGCGTGCCGGCGCGGATCTCCGGCACCCAGCGGCTCGCTCCGACGATGGCCGGGTGCGAGCAGACCTACGACGGCGACGTGTCGGCCTCCGTGCCGCTGTTCGGCGAGCCGATCGAGAAGGCGGCGGTGGGGACCGTGGACCAGGTCGTCGCCGTCGAGCGCCGTCTCGGTCTCGAGCATCTCGCGGCCCGTCACTGA
- a CDS encoding sensor histidine kinase, which yields MPTTLANMIVQSGQVDERDAEWLHQLVGDWQVIADLAFADLVLWLPTDDDDFIVAAHCRPSTAATVHYEDIVGQRPSPVRRDLMRQTVLDRGIHVRADPHGRGSDAMREVVLPVVHEDRVLGVLTREVALPTSRVPSRLDVSYIEIADVLCGMISRGEFPQEGAPTSARRGAPRVGDGLLRLDPEGRVVYASPNALSNFHRLGVIGELKGQVLAEVVTELIEDHTAVEETMAVVVMGRAAWRTEIEARGVTLSLRAVPLTDHGERRGALLLCRDVSEVRRRERELMTKDATIREIHHRVKNNLQTVSALLRLQARRSGNPETKAALDEAERRVSTIALVHETLSQNIDEVVDFDEVFGRLLRLAADVASPDSSVRTVVDGTFGAVGAEAATSLAVVLTELVSNAVEHGLAGRSGTVSVTASRSGAELDVRVCDDGLGIEDGRVLAGLGTQIVETLVTGELRGSIDWRRRPEGGTVVDLHARLGTATLDATAGQRR from the coding sequence GTGCCCACCACGCTCGCCAACATGATCGTGCAGTCCGGACAGGTCGATGAACGCGACGCCGAGTGGCTCCACCAGCTCGTCGGCGACTGGCAGGTCATCGCCGACCTCGCGTTCGCCGACCTTGTCCTGTGGCTGCCCACCGATGACGACGACTTCATCGTCGCGGCGCACTGCCGGCCCTCCACCGCCGCCACGGTCCACTACGAGGACATCGTCGGGCAGCGCCCGTCGCCGGTGCGGCGGGACCTGATGCGCCAGACCGTGCTCGACCGCGGCATCCACGTCCGGGCGGACCCGCACGGCCGGGGGTCCGACGCCATGCGCGAGGTGGTGCTCCCGGTGGTCCACGAGGACCGCGTCCTCGGCGTGCTCACCCGCGAGGTGGCTCTCCCCACCTCCCGTGTGCCGTCCCGGCTCGACGTGTCCTACATCGAGATCGCGGACGTCCTGTGCGGGATGATCAGCCGCGGGGAGTTCCCGCAGGAGGGCGCCCCCACCAGCGCCCGGCGGGGCGCGCCCCGCGTCGGCGACGGCCTGCTGCGTCTGGACCCCGAGGGCCGGGTGGTCTACGCCAGCCCGAACGCGCTGAGCAACTTCCACCGGCTCGGGGTCATCGGTGAGCTCAAGGGCCAGGTGCTGGCCGAGGTGGTCACCGAGCTCATCGAGGACCACACGGCGGTCGAGGAGACGATGGCCGTGGTCGTGATGGGCCGCGCGGCCTGGCGCACCGAGATCGAGGCGCGAGGGGTGACCCTCTCGCTCCGGGCCGTCCCGCTCACCGACCACGGCGAACGGCGGGGGGCGCTCCTGCTCTGCCGCGACGTCTCCGAGGTCCGCCGGCGCGAGCGCGAGCTCATGACGAAGGACGCCACCATCCGGGAGATCCACCACCGGGTGAAGAACAACCTCCAGACAGTCTCGGCGCTGCTGCGGCTGCAGGCCCGGCGCAGCGGCAACCCGGAGACGAAGGCGGCGCTGGACGAGGCGGAGCGGCGCGTCTCGACGATAGCGCTGGTGCACGAGACCCTCTCGCAGAACATCGACGAGGTGGTCGACTTCGACGAGGTGTTCGGCCGGCTGCTGCGCCTGGCCGCCGACGTCGCGTCTCCCGACTCCTCGGTCCGCACCGTGGTGGACGGGACCTTCGGGGCGGTCGGCGCCGAGGCCGCCACCTCGCTGGCCGTGGTGCTCACCGAGCTGGTCTCCAACGCCGTCGAGCACGGGCTGGCGGGCCGGTCCGGGACGGTCTCCGTCACCGCGTCGCGCTCGGGCGCCGAGCTCGACGTGCGGGTGTGCGACGACGGTCTGGGCATCGAGGACGGCCGCGTGCTCGCCGGCCTGGGCACCCAGATCGTCGAGACGCTGGTGACCGGCGAGCTGCGCGGGTCCATCGACTGGCGGCGCCGCCCCGAGGGAGGCACGGTGGTCGACCTGCACGCGCGGCTGGGCACAGCCACCCTCGACGCGACGGCAGGTCAGCGGCGGTAG
- a CDS encoding WhiB family transcriptional regulator, translated as MDWRHRAACLTEDPELFFPIGNTGPALVQIEEAKAVCQKCTVVDTCLKWALETGQDSGVWGGLSEDERRSLKRRTARARRAG; from the coding sequence ATGGATTGGCGTCACCGCGCCGCCTGCCTCACCGAAGACCCCGAGCTGTTCTTCCCCATCGGGAACACGGGCCCGGCCTTGGTGCAGATCGAGGAGGCAAAGGCCGTGTGCCAGAAGTGCACCGTCGTCGACACGTGCCTGAAGTGGGCGCTGGAGACGGGGCAGGACTCCGGGGTCTGGGGCGGCCTGAGCGAGGACGAGCGCCGCTCGCTCAAGCGCCGTACCGCACGCGCACGCCGCGCAGGCTGA